The Coccinella septempunctata chromosome X, icCocSept1.1, whole genome shotgun sequence nucleotide sequence AATTTGTTTTTTAATACCTTTAGGAACCAATATATTAAGAATTCAGAATTCTGATAATCCAGGTTGTTTCATCTTTCCCAAATTTATTCGCCGAGGTATGACAAtcgttcaaaagttatgaaGAATCGAAGTTTTTGGTAGAAACTgaaaaataccctgtataaaacTTATGAAGAGTAAAAGGCACTTGGTAGATAGTAATATTTCTCGTGGCTCACTGTCTTTTTTACAGAAGATCCattttagtttttcataaattttcaaattctgataCTTTTTACTACTATGAAAGTtttgacggcatgcagacagaaattgaattctgaaaaaagtaccacccagagcaggagtcgaacctacgaccccctgattaccggtaaggcactctcccaactgagctacccaggCAGACGTAGTAATTAGGGGTTCGTAGGTTCGactcctgctctgggtggtacttttttcagaattcaattcctgtctgcatgccgtcaaaattttcataatatttaatttcaatttgtttgtCAGGGGTTCAGTcattttgataataatatcatattttctCTCCCTTGAATGatttaaggaaaacaaatatttcaaaatatacggAAGGATTGTATCGTATCCGAcacaaatttaaaaattgagttACGTTTTTCtaattaaattttatattttgttgaacttttCCTAACTCTCGTTATATAAAAGATATTATAAAATTTGTAAATGTCAGTTACGATACATTGTCTAGAGGACGACGAAATATACACCTacaaacttgaaaatattgaaggacTTGTAGGATAGGAAAATATAAGGATTTTTTTTCACAGCAAATTTATATGTTcaaatttcaaaacgtttttcagtatttcaatattttcgaagaagCAATATTTCCCAAATAAATTGAGCTGTTTGTCGATGTTTTTCCTTTCAAGGATATGATATTTTTCCTCATCCCCAAAAGCATTCAAAGTGAGAACAAATCTAACTAATCTAGCTAATCTAACTAATCCTAAATTTCTCGCCGAAATCATTCGCAGTCGTTTGAAATCATTCGAAATCATCCGAAATCGTACGCAATCATTCGAAATCTCCCGAAATCATTCGCAATCATCCGAAATCTCCGAAATCATCTGAAATCTTCCGAAATCATCTTGATTTCCGAAATCGATGTACATTTTTCACAGAGTGGTTACCCCCTCGCATCTATATCATCATCGTACGCCATATGGAGAGCCTCCTCTAACGTCAACCCGCGTCTGAAAGGAACAATTCTTGTcatgaaaaatatcatttttgtccACCATGAACAGCGTGCGTTATTTTTAAGTAGGGGAGAGTGGGGGATTACCGGCCCCCTAAGGAAAATTTGGAATTTCATGAAGGTTTATTGATTCAGAAGGAAACGGGTTGGTGTAAATCAAAGATAAGACATTCAGAaacaaaatttatgaaaaaaaacagAAGGGTACAAATAAGTAGTAGCAAcataatgaattttcaaaaaattactaAGTGGCCGGCATTACCTGCACCGTGGGGGTAATATCGGCCGGGGCCGCCATTGAACTGTTCATTGGCAGAAATCGCAAATGAAGATTTTCTTAGCCTCTCCATCGGTGCAAGCCTTATGAGCCCACCCAGAACAATGGACACACCTTATCCAAAGTTCCCTATCTTTTCCGAATTCGCCGCACATTATACAGATGTCTTCATTGATTTCAACATCTGAGTTTTCTTTGTCCTCATCGTCGCTATTAAAATTGTAGGTTACTTTGGATCTGTCCCTGAGCTCTGGTTTTTGTTTAGTGACAgtgttgttatttttttcctCTGAAACGTTATTATCAGCAAAATTGCTAAACACCTGTCTTTTCACAGTTCTTATTTTTGATTCTTCCCGAGAACGATTATTTTTCCGCAGCTTTTCTTCTTttgcattttgtttttcttctagAAGCGTTTTCATGGGAGTAGTAGTGAAAATTTGAGAGTCCATTATCTTCTATTTCTACGGGTTGAGCCTCGTTCGAGCTTGAAGTTTTCAAGTTTTCAGCCTGTACGAAATCTTCTGAAGTGAAAACATTCTGGTTGACAGGGAATATTCCTGTTACCTCAAAACCTTTGGTTGCTTTTTCGATAGTTGCAACTCTCCCGAAAGCTCTGTTGAACAAATCCGCAACGATGTTGGGCGTAATTTTTTCTCCAGGGTGATTCCTCATGAACTTATCACATTCTGAGTTATATGCTGTCTTTAATGGACCATAAAACGTAACATCCAGCGGTTGAATACGATGAGATGTATGGGGTGGAATCGTTAACATAACAATACCTTTTTCTCTGCAGAAGTTATAAGACTTTAGTGAGCAATGACTAGAGTGATTATCCAGCAATAATTAAACTGGATCTTCTTTCGAACTCTTAACATAATTTTGAAAGTGCTTCAACCATTCAACGAATAAATCTTCTGTTATCCATCCATTGTCAGAACAGCGATAGATAGCACCGGGTGGTCCATTATTCTTTAGATGATCAGCCATCCTTTTCCTTGCATAAATGAACATAGGGGGCACATACATTCCGGATGCGATGAAAGAGCACATAACTGTTGTAGTTTTGCCCTTTTCCCAACTTGTTAAGTAGCCAACTCTTTTTTGTCCTTTTTCCGCATATATTTTGCTTGGACGTTGTACGGTGGTGATACCTGTTTCATCTGCGTTGAATATGCGTGCTGGGGAAAATTTATATTCGTCCATTAATTTTTTCAGGTTAGCAAAAAATATACCGATTTCTTCTTTATTAAACGCTGTCACTCGATTAACGCTAGTAGCTTCCGGTTTCCTGAGCCTAATTTGTGGGTTCCGCCGTAAAAATCCTTCCAGCCAGTCTCGACAAGCTACCCCTTTTTCCTCCTTGAAAGGACTTTTCAAATTATTAAGTTTGACGTATGTGTAGGCAGATTGCTGGATTTGTGCCGGCGTTATTCCAAAAAATAGCTTAGAGAGATTAATTATTTGATTTGCTAATTCATTTTCTCGCTCTTGGTTAAATATAGGGCATCGTCCCAATCGAGGATTCGAAACATTGCCATTTCTAAGACGGTCTTGGAGAGTCGCTCTCGGAATCCCAAAACTTCTTGACACTTCCCGAACAGCACGCCCATTTTGTATAGCTGACAAAGCTTCCCTCAGAGTCTCCGAAGTCCAAGAAGCTTTTTCGGTCTTCCTTTTGTATGTCCTCGGCATCTGAAAgttgggaaaaaattcaaaatctatCTATGGGGTAATACCGTCCGGGCCGGTAAAACCCGCAAGGCAAGGGCCGGAATTACCCGCAAAACAGTCATTCAACAATAATCACGATATGAAAAAATGTGTGGAGGAATACCTTTTTTGAGTGAAGTGgatgatcaccaagagtattcaGTTCATTTTGATATGCGCTAACTATATTTGCCACTTACCGTTTTGAAGTTATGGCGTCTCGAAGTCACAGTTTTCTTGTAAGCAACACGTCTATTTCACCAAATGATCAACACTAGGAACAATCATCACCTCCGAGCTGCCCAAATGATACTGAGGTTAGATTTCTCGATGTGCTTGGCCGTTGAATACAAATCTATGGAAAATTCCTATTGGGGTAGGGGAATCTCGATGGCCGGTATTACCCCGACGGCCGGGATtcccccagtctcccctaacaGCGAAGTTCTGCAgcttataaatgaaaaacccaATTGActataataaaaacaaatacatAGTCACGTAGGTTAACTATTCCACAGTATTATTCTAGAAAATTGTCAATATTTATCGAAGGACAAATATTTAGTGGTACTTACTCGAGCCGAAAATCCATTTTCGATCAATTATCGATTTCACTTCACAAAAAGCATACAATCGCAGCGACGATAGAAAACATACTGATGAATTACTATTATATGTGAGTTGGGCCATCTTCGGGCAGTACGCCGGCCAATGGGCGTTGCACTAGAGTGTTAAATGAAGCTGTGTTGTGGTTTTTTGACAACACTTGTTTCGTTACATATATGCAACGCTAGCCGTTGAAGGGTTAAAGTTATATGCCTGTTTGTAGTCGTAATACCCATCTCTCGATCCTAGCACATGGTTTTGATTTTGTGCCAAAGATTACTTCCAAAGGTTTGTGGTCAGTAATAAGTTCAAATTCGTGTATTCCAAATAGGTAAATGTGAAAATGTTCGACTGCCCAAACAAGTGCTAGGGCCTCTTTTTCAGTCTGACAATAACGTTTCTCACAATCCGTCAAGCTTTTATTACCATAAGCTACTATTCGTGGTTCGTTCGCATTGTATTGAATTAAAATCGATCCTAATCCAACTGGACTTGCGTCTGCAATAACTTGTGTTCTATCTTTCGGATCGTAGTACCCAAGTGATTTTATTTTACTCAAGAATTCCTTAAGATTGGCGAAGGCATTTTGTTGTTCTTCTTTCCAATATCTACCTATTTGTGCGTGTTTTCCCAATTTcattctcaaaagctctctcagAGGTTCAGTTAATGTTGCTAAGTTGGCAATCCATTTTCCGATGTAGTTAACGAGTCCCAAAAAGCTTTGGAGTTCATCAATGGTACTTGGTGATCGAAAAGATTGGATAACTGGGACATATTTATCCAGAGGTTTAATGCCTTGTGGGGATAATTCATGGCCCAGAAATTGTATGACAGATACGTTGTATAAACATTTTTCCTCATTTAGAAGTACATTGTTTTCTTTCAGAATTCTAAGTGTGAATTGGAGTCGTTGGTTATGTTCGACTTCGTCTGTTCCAAATATAATTATGTCATCTATAAAGTTAACAGTACCATCACATGTGAGCAGGAGTCGTTCCattgtttttcgaaaaatttctggGGCACAAGAAATCCCGAACATAAGCCGTTTATATCTGAATAGGCCTTTGTTAGTTATGAATGTAGTTATGTGTCGAGACTTCTCGCAGATTTCTATTTGGTGGAATGCTTGTTTTATATCTAACCTTGAGAAGAGATTGGCTTTTCTTAAGTTTGGTAATATCTGGTCTATGGTTGGCAAAGGGTGGTTCTCTCGGAGTATTGCTGTATTAGCTTTCCTCATATCTACACATAATCTAATCTCTCCATTTGGTTTCAGCACTGGGACCATTGGTGAGATCCATTTCGATGGTTCGTCCACTTGCTCAATTATGTCGGAGTCAATGAGTTCTTGTATTTTTTCGTTCACTTTTTGTTCTAGTGGAATTGGGATGCGTCGGTATGGTTGTGCAACTGGTTTGATGGAATCATCTATAGGTATAGTCACCAACACATTCTTCATTTTTGGAAAAACCGAAGGAGCTGATATGGCATCGACTCCGATGCCAATTTTTAAGACTCCTAGCGATTTTGCTGTATCTCTGCCTAACAAGTTCTTTGAACCATTCATCACAACGTAAAAAGTAGCTGTTTTTCTTATGTCATTCACTTTGATATCAGAATCGAACTCGGTTGTCATAACGACCCATTACGAATGttcctattgaaaaaatatcagcACACTTGCTCAACCCCTGCTCTGTAGTACTGAAATAACTTTTTGGATGACATTGTtcctgaaaaatggaaaattaaattGAGTATTGCATCTTTATCTGTTCTATAAGATAAAAGTATAATCTATCCTTTATTAACTGGTGGCCACATCGTACCGAGGTTCGTACGCTCCACTTCTGGCCACCAAGTGGCTACAAGTCGCGAATCGGTATTTTTCGTGACCCAGTTGTGGCCAGCACAATATCATATAgtaagaatttgaaattttcaagtttttattCGAAATAGGGCAGAATATGATGCATTTAATAACATAAAACATTTTCTTCAAGTAACGCAAAAGCAAGCGCAAAAGTATAACTGAAGAAAATCAATGGAGACTTACCTTGTGTTTCTTAATCGCACTTATAAGCGTCCACCTAGTACAACGTCTTTTCAAGAACTAAACAGCTGAAAAGCGAGCTCACCAATTGGTCAAGGGATAATCAAGAAGGGAATAGAAGGCAAATTTTATTGACTAAATCAAATAGAAAACGTTTCAGTTCAGAAAATGATTTTGAGTGGCCACAAATGGTACGATGACCGCAATCGGTGCCTTTACCCTATTGCGATTCAGGGTTCGGGTATGATTAGTAAATGCGGGTGACTTTGACCATTTATAGCGATTTTTGCCAGAGAAACAATTCGAGGTATGAAGAGAACGCTTTATTTCTTCATCGTTCTCAAGAATTTCTACATCTTCAGTCGTCTCATCTTTTCAGACTCTGTCATGTTCACTGGGAATGAAATCATCGTCAGAGTCCAAGTTACTTCCATCACTACCAATTTCTCCCGCCATTACAGCACTCCTTCAAAATTCTTATCACTAAATTTTATCCTTTTAGACGGGCCACATTCCGCGTTAtcagccatttcaaattttatatataatatatatatatatatatatatatatattcttttgaaaaagagttttacaaacttttacaatctaaaaaacaatgaagcgggtgtaaagaaatggcaacaagagacatatcctaaaaacctgttcatcgttccagatctcagtgtaatcagaggaaaaatgtcaacggggtaccatacatatcttcgtatgatacatgaaaaaacagagataaaaacctcagaaaataCAGTATAATCATTACGTTTATTAttcttatttatttatcacaCAATGTCTTATTTATCTAACTACAATTTGGCATAGTCTTCGGGAGATGAACTTatagcatttaaaaaaataaatgatttaaTGGGAACTTGCGAAAAACCATCTTGCCCCTTACCATGGGGTGAAATGGGGTAAGCTAATTATTATCACAATAAatacaaatttgaatttcttcgGTGTTATCATCATCCACACCAGCACAAGCATTGTGAGCCCAACGTCCACAAAGCTGGCAGCCTGCCCAACCTTCGGATGATTTCAGAAAAGTATGATTTTCATCCTTACAATAGAGACAAATTGCATCTTCATCatcattattttttgtttcgGCTGCAACTGTAGTCTTTTGTTTGTTCTTAGCGCCCTGGGTGTGATCTCAACCAGGCCGAAACAGCATGGTCATAATATGTACTTAGTGGCCTCATAAATGCAACATCTGCTGGCTGCATTTTATGTGTGCAGTGAGGTGGAAAGCAAAGAATTATAATTCCATTTTTAAGTGCCAGATCAATTACTTCCAAATTTTGAGTGTGACTTACATGCCCATCCAGAAGCAGCAACACATGATTAGTACGAGTAGCTCCAGAGATTCTGATGAACTTTTTGAACCAAGTCAAAAATACAGGGGTTGGCATAAGTCAGGCAACGCTCTCGAAATTTCGACATATGTCCGGCAACGCTCATAAGTCTGGCAACGCTGTCGAAAAAAATCTGAGCACTTACAGTAACCCTTTTTCGAATaccttttgtattattttttaataaatatattttgacgCTGCATTTATTTATCTTAATGCAAATTGGTTGCCTGACTTATGCTGACCCCTGTATTTCAGTAGTTATCCAGCCTCGAGCATTGCAAACACCTTCAGTACCTGGTGGGGCGTGATCTAACAATTCTGGTTTCATTCGTTGTCTCGGGAAAATCATCAGTGCaggcatttatttatttatttatttatttatttatttagaaatAATACATCCAACAGACCGAAGTCCAATTACAGGTGtgtacaaaaaattttttatccCGAACTTAATACGCACATTAATTACAAACCAAAATAACATAATCTAAATCTAAATACAATCAAAAACTAATTCTGCAGAACACTCGACACTGAGCGAATAAACATTggcaaagacaaaaaaaatatatcaacatCACTGAGGCTATTATAACTATGAATAAACAAACGAGAAGTAACAAAGGTCTATATTTTCTATCCCATAAAAACTCTCAACTTCTTTGTGTGTAACCGGTTTCGTCATGAAACGACATCATCAGACACAACACTGAAAAGAACAGACAAATATCAGACATGCACAACAATCAAAAAACATCAGCTTCCTAACCTACAGTACAATATTtcgtcaaaaaaatttttcctcaaaaagtcTCCAACCATAAGGTTTACAAAAATGTGTTCTCCCAGAAGAGAGAAATCAACGCTGGTACAAAAAATATATCGACATCGGATGACACTTGACATTCGGTCCCGCTCTATGATtactttttttcttcttttttcttctttccGGACCAACATTATGTCCACCTCACACAATTGTCAAACTGGAGGCGCCCTCTGTCGGTCTCCGCTCACATCCGCTAAAGCAGTTCACAAATTCGGTGCCTCAATTGAGAGTTGGGTTTTTGATGTATTGAATTCAAGTGTTCTAAGAACTCCTGTAACACATCCAAGCTGCCATTCCACAAGCACAGGATGTCATCCACATACCTGTAGTAGTATACGACATGTTCCCTGAAAAGGCAACTTTTGGAAATTTTGGTCTTCTCCATGTGGTCCATTACAAGCTCAGCCGACAAGGGGGACACTGGACATCCCATGGACAGGCCATCCTCCTGAGCATAACAATCTCCATCGAACACAAAGAAATTCTGTCGTAGACAACATTCAAAAAGTCTATAATATTGTATGACTTCTATGTCACTCAAATTACTGTCAATAAGATGTTGTTTAATTATTTCCAAGGCTTCACCTACTGGAGTATTTGTGAACAAATTCACCACATCAAACGACACTAACACCGCCCCAGATGGAATTTTTATATTCTTGATTTTATTAGCTAGCTCTACACTATTTTTAATCGAGTATTCTGGAGTAAATCCTGTAATCTGTCTAAAATGCCCAGCCAACCACTCTGCAAGCTTGTGTGTAGGAGAACCAGTGTAGTTCTGCGATCTTGACGCAAAACGAGGAACATGAAAGAGTACTGAGGAAAGTAGAAGCGGTGAATCAATCCGGTTATTAAGTAATTTATATATGAACACTAAATCATTAATCTCGCGTACCTTTCTGAGTGAACTGAATCCAAACTCATCCAACAcagaattataattataatttcggGCTGGATAAAAGCCATGCTTTTTCAGAAAGGTGAACTTAAGAAATTTCCTCTGCACTCCCTCAATACAAGCTATGTACTTTGCCTGACAAGGATTCCACACTGAACTACAATAATTCAACTTACTTCTAACCCGTGAGCAATAAACAGAAGAAATTGCCTCTAAGGATGAAAACTCTCTACAATTACGAATGACAAAACCTAAAGTTTTCATGGCGCTAGCTGTTATGCTCTCTATATGCACAGAGAATGTCAATTTTTGATCGAAAGTAACCCCCAAGTCTTTGAATTCACTAACCTTAGTTAAAAGTTGGTTATTTACTTTATAATCAAAGACTATTAGTGACGCCTTCCTTGCAAATGACATGGTTTTGCACTTGTCAATGTTCAAAAGTCCATTATCAACACACAATTTATGCAATCTATTGAGATCACTCTGCAGTAGAAGGCAGTCAAGGAAGTTCTTTATCCTTCTGTATAATTTGAGATCATCAGCAAACAGGAGTTTCttggaaaaaataatatctgagATGTCGTttataaataaaagaaacaaCAGTGGTCCCAAATTCGAACCCCGTGGAACTCCAGAGGTGGCTGTAAACAAGAACGATCTCACACCCTCATATTCAACAAATTGCACACGATCACACAAATAAGACTCCAAGAGAGCGATTATGTCAACCGAAATTCCGAAATGGGAGAGCTTTCTCAGAAGTTGTCTATGTGGCACACGATCAAAGGCCTTGCTGAAGTCCGTATATACAACATCAACCTGATCTCGATCATTGAGTGACTCGGAAACATATTGGGTGAAAATACACAGATTCGATGGAGTACTGCGAGATCGGACAAATCCATGTTGATATCCCGACAATGACGTTCGAACATGGTTATAAATGATATCGGACAGAATTATCTCAATGAGTTTTGAAAAAACAGATATCAGGGCAATCGGTCTATAGTTTGCCACATCCGAGTGCTTTCCCGATTTTAAGACTGGAGAAATACGCGACACCTTCCAAATATCCTGGAATGTTCCCGACCGTatcattaaattatatacatattATACACAATGGGCGCACGAAAAgttcaatatgtaatttgacAAGTATTGCCGGAACACCATCTGGTCACaatgtatatttatttttaagttttATGGATGCAGATAGAACCATGTCATGAGTTATTTCATTGAGGGTCAGAAGACGGCCGGTATCTGATATAGTCTCAGTCCGGTAACAGTAATTCGACAATGAAGCATCGCTGGTATATACGCTTTTAAAATTTATCGCAAATGCATTGACGATTGCCTCAGGAGTTGACAAAGTTTCATCACCAAACTCCATTCGACCAGGTATCCGGGACCTGTTTCTCTTAGAATTCACATAAGTCCAAAAATTACGGGGATCACTTTTTAGATTAGTTTCAGACCTCTGTATATATTCTCTATAGGAGGACTGTATAGTACTCTTGACTGAACGCCTCAAACATTTTAAACGTCCAAGATAAAATAGTAATTTATGTTTTCTATACATTTTCAAATAATGATTTTTAATTCTGATTTTTTGAATCGAGTCTTTAGAATACCATACCGGAAACTTACGAGAGCAGCAGCTCTTTAAGGGAACACATTTCAATATAACATTCTGAATAACATTGTTGAAAATAGTACTAGCATCATTAACATTTTTAACATTACCCATGTGTCGATGTCAATCAATTTCACCAAGAAGCAAACAAAATTTGTGGGAATCCATTTTTTTAAAGTCATAACGTTTCACACGAGAAGAAAAATTCTCTATAATAGATAGAAAAGGTGAAACGCGCACAATAAAGCCTAGTTCTCAGAGCTTCGTAGTGTCGCCAGCGACAGTTCTCCAGCCAATCAGAGCATGTAAACAAAACTTCCCCTGACCCcttccttttcatttctggcTGTCGAGAAGTGTCGCGACACGCCCCTTTTGTAGTTGAAATATTCCAACTACACCTCGAATTTCTGCGACAATCACAAGTAAATATAACCTATCTGTCAGCCCCAAAAACACGTTGTTTTTGATTTTAGATATtcttttcagtattttttaaTCATGGTATATTTTCCATCTAAGTTCAGGTAAATATATGAAACACCAATGATAATTATCACggaaaaagaaaatattctttcatttcatatttattgtttatttcagaATGGAGTTTTTCTACAAGTATACAGCTTTATATTCGTGGCGAAAGGCGAAATAAAATAAGGAGAAGAAGGTGGATTCACTAGACCACTGCGGCAGATAGGTATTTAACTTCCTAATTAACCATGGGAGTTCATTGCTATATACTCCATGAATATTCATTTGGCCAATCCgtaatagatatatgaaaagtAAGCCAATTTCACgttttgaaatgagaaatatG carries:
- the LOC123322376 gene encoding uncharacterized protein LOC123322376, coding for MDSQIFTTTPMKTLLEEKQNAKEEKLRKNNRSREESKIRTVKRQVFSNFADNNVSEEKNNNTVTKQKPELRDRSKVTYNFNSDDEDKENSDVEINEDICIMCGEFGKDRELWIRCVHCSGWAHKACTDGEAKKIFICDFCQ